From one bacterium genomic stretch:
- the serA gene encoding phosphoglycerate dehydrogenase, whose protein sequence is MYKILVSDKFSDAGLAVFRESSDIELDYRPGLSGDELFAAVAGADGLAIRSGTQVTRELLTAAKNLRVIGRAGVGVDNVDVPAATERGICVMNTPGGNTVTTGEHAIAMMLALARKIPQASARLKAGKWDKNRFQGTEICGKILGVIGLGRIGRVVAERALGLKMRVLVFDPYVTADAAVKLGLEKAELDEVLAKADFITIHVPKSKETENFVRAETIAKMKDGVRIINCARGGIVNENDLADAVKSGKVAGAALDVFAVEPITESPLFALENVIVTPHLGASTFEAQENVTIAVAEQMIDYLVNGVVANAVNVPSVAGETLRVLSPYLALAEKLGSMHAQLSYELPEEITITYGGDLSELPTEPVGIAALKGFCGKFADEPVNFVNARLIAEQQGVQVRETKETRGGDYTNYLALRVRYPNGNKRELTGTKFMEREIRLTRYDDLIINIEPEGNMLLIRNRDVPGVVAWVGKTLAEAQINIANMRLARDETASNAFRRRQAGETDVPDGHAMTIVTTDQEVPDDVREKMQENAAVISAKFVRL, encoded by the coding sequence ATGTACAAGATCCTCGTCAGCGACAAATTCTCGGACGCGGGCTTGGCCGTGTTTCGCGAATCTTCCGATATCGAGCTCGACTATCGTCCGGGTCTCTCCGGGGACGAGCTTTTCGCCGCCGTCGCCGGCGCGGACGGCCTTGCGATCCGATCCGGAACGCAGGTGACGCGCGAACTCCTGACGGCCGCGAAGAATCTGCGTGTCATCGGCCGGGCGGGCGTCGGCGTGGACAACGTGGACGTGCCCGCGGCGACCGAACGTGGCATCTGCGTCATGAATACGCCCGGCGGCAATACGGTGACGACCGGTGAACACGCGATCGCCATGATGCTTGCGCTCGCGCGCAAGATCCCGCAGGCCAGCGCGAGGCTGAAGGCCGGCAAGTGGGACAAGAACCGTTTTCAGGGTACGGAGATCTGCGGAAAGATTCTCGGCGTCATCGGGCTTGGGCGCATCGGCCGCGTGGTCGCCGAACGGGCCCTGGGGCTGAAGATGCGCGTGCTGGTGTTCGATCCGTACGTCACGGCGGACGCGGCGGTGAAGCTCGGCCTGGAAAAGGCGGAGCTCGACGAGGTGCTCGCGAAGGCGGATTTCATCACGATCCACGTGCCGAAATCGAAGGAGACGGAGAACTTCGTCCGCGCGGAGACGATCGCGAAGATGAAGGACGGCGTGCGCATCATCAACTGCGCGCGCGGCGGCATCGTGAACGAAAACGACCTGGCCGACGCCGTCAAAAGCGGCAAGGTGGCCGGCGCGGCGCTCGACGTGTTCGCGGTCGAGCCGATCACCGAGAGCCCGCTGTTCGCGCTGGAGAACGTCATCGTCACGCCGCACCTGGGCGCGAGCACGTTCGAGGCGCAGGAAAACGTGACGATTGCGGTGGCGGAACAGATGATCGATTACCTCGTCAATGGCGTGGTGGCCAACGCGGTGAACGTGCCGTCGGTCGCGGGCGAGACGCTGCGCGTTCTGTCGCCGTATCTCGCGCTCGCGGAGAAGCTCGGCAGCATGCACGCGCAGCTCTCCTACGAATTGCCCGAGGAGATCACGATCACGTACGGCGGCGATCTTTCGGAGTTGCCGACCGAGCCCGTGGGCATCGCGGCGCTGAAGGGCTTTTGCGGCAAGTTCGCGGACGAGCCGGTGAACTTCGTCAACGCGCGGCTGATCGCGGAGCAGCAGGGCGTGCAGGTGCGCGAGACGAAGGAGACGCGCGGCGGCGACTACACGAATTATCTCGCGCTGCGGGTGCGTTACCCGAACGGCAACAAACGCGAGCTAACCGGCACGAAGTTCATGGAACGCGAAATTCGCCTGACGCGCTACGACGACCTCATCATCAACATCGAGCCCGAAGGCAACATGCTGCTGATCCGTAACCGCGACGTGCCCGGCGTGGTGGCGTGGGTCGGCAAGACGCTTGCCGAAGCGCAGATCAACATCGCGAACATGCGGCTGGCGCGCGACGAGACGGCCTCCAATGCATTCCGCCGCCGTCAGGCCGGCGAAACGGATGTGCCCGACGGGCATGCGATGACGATCGTCACGACGGACCAGGAAGTGCCCGACGACGTGCGCGAAAAGATGCAGGAGAACGCGGCGGTCATCTCCGCGAAGTTCGTGCGTCTGTAG
- a CDS encoding CPBP family intramembrane metalloprotease, translated as MTDENAKATAAPDTDDLSTTHPARIVILPPGRGTHPAPGKAGVFGTLAQDLRDMLAYLRGMPWPPIRIFLTGATLILLYKFFCTKKSFYQRTVRDVFDFNHEFFGLGQRAWMYISTFVLLFVIAFLISRFVDKNKWRDMGLGLGDWRFGLRWGAIFLGVMIPVTFAVSFTDAFVDKYPLSRGSTRSMEAFLAWEFVSFLYFIGWEYYFRSYMLFSLYRYIGAVAVFVPMIPFVILHSSKPLPEALGAIFVAELLCVFALRAGSFWYGMVVHWTINTAMDVFAVWQKGGLG; from the coding sequence ATGACGGACGAAAACGCCAAGGCCACCGCCGCGCCTGACACGGACGACCTGTCAACGACGCACCCCGCGCGCATCGTCATCCTGCCGCCGGGGCGCGGCACGCACCCCGCGCCGGGCAAGGCGGGCGTGTTCGGCACGCTCGCGCAGGATCTGCGCGACATGCTGGCGTACCTGCGCGGCATGCCGTGGCCGCCGATCCGCATCTTCCTCACCGGCGCGACGCTCATCCTGCTCTACAAATTCTTCTGCACGAAAAAGAGCTTCTACCAGCGCACGGTGCGCGACGTTTTCGATTTCAACCACGAGTTTTTCGGCCTGGGACAGCGCGCGTGGATGTACATCTCGACCTTCGTGCTGCTTTTCGTCATCGCGTTTCTGATCAGCCGCTTCGTCGACAAGAACAAGTGGCGCGACATGGGCCTCGGGCTTGGCGACTGGCGGTTCGGCCTGCGCTGGGGCGCGATATTCCTTGGCGTGATGATCCCGGTCACGTTCGCCGTCAGCTTCACCGACGCGTTCGTTGACAAGTACCCCCTCTCGCGCGGATCGACGCGGTCGATGGAGGCGTTTCTCGCGTGGGAGTTCGTCTCGTTCCTCTACTTCATCGGATGGGAGTACTACTTCCGCTCGTACATGCTCTTTTCGCTTTACCGCTACATCGGCGCGGTGGCCGTGTTCGTCCCGATGATCCCGTTTGTCATCCTGCACAGCTCAAAGCCGCTGCCCGAGGCGCTCGGAGCGATCTTCGTCGCCGAGCTGCTGTGCGTCTTCGCGCTGCGCGCCGGCAGCTTCTGGTACGGCATGGTCGTCCACTGGACGATCAACACCGCGATGGACGTGTTCGCGGTCTGGCAAAAGGGCGGGCTGGGGTGA
- a CDS encoding 4a-hydroxytetrahydrobiopterin dehydratase, translating to MNEKSAGYSDLAKKHCKPCEGGTQPYSADEAKELMGGLPGWAPDGEGISRTFQFKNYYETMAFVNAVAWIAHREDHHPDMTVGYNTCKVFYTTHFIGGLSENDFICAAKVTQLISDE from the coding sequence ATGAACGAGAAAAGCGCGGGCTACAGCGACCTCGCGAAAAAACACTGCAAGCCGTGCGAAGGCGGAACACAGCCTTACTCCGCGGACGAGGCGAAGGAGCTGATGGGCGGGCTGCCCGGCTGGGCGCCCGACGGCGAAGGCATCAGCCGCACGTTTCAGTTCAAGAACTATTACGAGACGATGGCGTTCGTGAACGCGGTGGCGTGGATCGCACATCGCGAGGACCACCACCCCGACATGACCGTCGGATACAACACCTGCAAGGTCTTCTACACGACGCACTTCATCGGCGGCCTGTCGGAAAACGATTTCATCTGCGCGGCCAAGGTGACGCAATTGATAAGTGACGAGTGA